ggGGTGGGTAACCCACATTAGCTCACTTGGGTGAAAATAGCAGTAAAGACACAGCAACTCGGGCTAGCAGCTCACAGTAAAGCCTGAAATGGAGCCTGGGGTTGAACTTGGGGGGCTAACCCCAGTTGCTTTAAAGGTCTTTGCTGCCATTTTAACCCGAGTTAGCTCATACAGGGTAGCCAACCCCACTTCAGAACACCCCTTTTTCTTTGCAATGTGGACGTACACAGaaaaaggcacttttgaaaaatttgtgGTTTGAACTAAAACATATGAAAACTATTTTCCAAACTGAGAAAACTATCACAAAAAGGAATTGGCATCAGCTGGCCAGCCTGGGATGGGTTTCTTGAGTGAAGAAAGATACTCTGCTGTCTCTGGAGCAGCCCAGCCTCTTAGGCACAGCTAGGCATGCAGACTTAGTGTCTGGGAGAGGgcacaggctgggcaggggcacagACTGCCAAGTGAGGGTGAGTCCCACACTCCTTTCTCCCATGTTGGCTTGGAGCCAGTCGCCCTTGGGACATTCTGCATGCCAGCACTGGGAGAGTCcgggaaggagcagggagtggaattaaacagccccattcaTCATGTGGCACAGGCCCGGCAGCTGGGCTAAGTAAGCCACCATCTGTGCAGTCATCCCTCATGCAGCCAATGAAACTGTTGCATGCAAACTGCATATAGAGTAAGGACGGCGATTGGTTGAGTCACCTCTGACATCACAATGGTCGAGGCCAGAGGTTCATTCGGGACGGTTATTTTTTATGGCCGGGAGCGCTCTCCCCCGGTGATAAAGTGACACTACACTGCCCACGTCACAGCGCTGCCGTGGCCGTGCCCTAACGTgggccctgaggcccccccaacatgctataaaaactccacggcccaccagtGCCACGACAACTGTTTTTccgcatataaaagccagggctggcattagaagGTAGCAAGCAGTGCGGCTGCCTGGGGCCCCAAACCACCAGGGTCCCCCAGgctaagttgctcaggtttctgcttcagccccaggtgggaggctcagggccccgggcttcagccctgcacagcGGCGCTTGGGCTTTCGGCCCTGGGTCCCGGCAAGACTAACACTGGCCGTGCTCGGCGGACCCCggaaacctgcttgcggcccccaGGGGGCCCCGTATCCCTGGTCGAGGACCGCTGGTCTAGGCTCTGGGCATGGCATAGATATATCCCTTACTGTAGCTGCACGGTGTAATCTGTAAAGTCTAAATGGCTGAGAGCTTAAAAAGTGGGCGGTAGCAGGCCGGGGATGTCAGTGGTGAATGAACCTGGTGATAGTCCGAACAAAAAGAGCTTTCGGCCATATTAGTAGCTACTTCCATTGCTTCCCAGTGACTCTGCAGACATCGTAGGCTCCAGagtgacacagacagacagactgacactCCTGGGGTCCTATTCCATCGATCGCTAAGGGCAGCCGTTCAGCGCAATGCTCCTTGCACCAACACAGCTCAGACCCTGGTGCCGCTACTGACTCTGGGTACCCCGCTCTCAGGAGGATTAAGGGCTTTTTCTCTTTCAGGTGATGGCCGAAGCTGCAGGCTCAGGAAACGTGCTGCGTGGACAGTCGCAGTGAGCGTTGTACTTGTCATTCTGATGGTTGCTGTTGTGGCTCTGGCAGGTGAGTGGCTAATCCCGGGGTCTGCGTGTTCCATTTACGTCGAGCCGGCCACgccgctcagggctgtgaaaaattccaTGCCCGGAGCACCACAGTTAGGTCAACCCACCCCCCGGGGCAGACACGGCTGGATCGACAGAAGGGTCCTTCCATCggcctagctaccgcctctcggagaggtgggtTAACGACCGCGATGGGGAAAacccttctgttgatgtaggaCGTTTCTACGCTCCGGCACTACCATGGCACGGCTGCGGCCGCGTAGCAGTGCCATTTCGTGCAGACGtacccagagtcacaggctgTCTCCTCTCGGGCATCAGCCGTGGGAGCCAGGAACGCATCCGCAGACTCTCCttccttcctgctcccttctGGAGCCTTGTTTGTGATGACAAAACTGGCCCTTTACACTGTCTTCCTGGGGAAGTATGTATCTTTGTAACGAAAGGGAAAAACGTCAGTTCCTGAGATAATACAAACAGGAAAGGAATTTCTCCTCCAAAGAGCCTCCCGTGTCGGGGATGTCTGCCCTACGGAGactacactggcacagctgtgtcgctcTGGCTATGCCGGCATAACACCATAGTACAGACCCAGCCTACGCTGACAAAGATTTTCCCTCGGTGTTGGAAAACCCCCTCCCTGAGCAATGGTACCCACGTGAACACCAGCCCGAGCATGGGACAAACCACGGGTCATGCCCCGAAAATCATGAGATCGGCTTAGAAAttatgtaactttaaaaaataaatttgggtTTCGACATCTGCACTGCAGTTTATAGGCCTGCAGgccgagccccatgagcccaagtcagctgacgtgggccagccacgggtgttttattgcaatgtagatgtaccctaaactGCAGCTcccagagtatgtctacactgcactgacAAGGAACAGCGACGACTAAGGGCCTGTTACATTGATTCCCGGTTTGACCCTGTacttacagttttcagagtaatagccgtgtcagtctgtattcgcaaaaagaaaaggaggacttgtggcaccttagagactaaccaatttatttgagcataagctttcgtgagctacagctcacttcatcggatgcgtactgtatgctgtagctcacgaaagcttatactcaaataaattggttagtctctaaggtgccacaagtcctccttttctttttgcgaatacagactgacacggctgttactctgaaacctcccaaaGCTGAGTTCAGTATAAAAAGCTGGTAGGTGTGTGTCCCATTtctagcctgcagggggcagcgGGCCAGGCTCAGCTTTCCTGTTTAACAGTGGGCGTTTGACTGTGATGTAGGATTTTGGTTTCTAGCTGCCGTATCCCCCAGATCTCTTTTTCCACCTCCCCACTCTCAGGGGAGCGGCCAGATTTTTCAGGACTGCGGACCCCAGATGAATTCATCACACAACTCAGCCTCATTCTTTgcgcactgaatgaggcagggttccTGTGGAAAAACATAACAGGTGACCACATAAAGATAGTATCCTAACGAGGACCCTGCCAAATTCACGGTtgtgaaaaacacgtcacggactgtgaaatctggtctcccctgtgaaatgtggtcttttgtgtacttttactctATGCTATAAAAGTATCCTATACTATATGGTAAAAGTACACAGAAGTacacagcgtttctcaaactgggggtcccaccCCCAAAGGGGATTGCAAGGCtattgtgggggggggtcacggaattgccatccttacttctgtgcttctgctggtggcatcgctgccttcagagctcagcacccaggaaCCCGCCGCTGcactccggccacccagctctgaaggcagagcagaagtaagggtggcaataccataacctccctacaatagccttgtgccccccttttgggtcaggacccccagtttgtgAAACGCTGAGTCTTAAGGGCTTTACGTgtttatattttgccatttttaaatacatattcatgTTTTGTTGCAACACCGTGAAATGTaagttttaaatatctgaaagcgtgaaattcaagatttttaaaatgctgtgaccGTGAAATTTAGGAAAATGAACAGTGAATTTGGTCAGGCCCTAATCATAACTGATACACATAAAAAGAAAGGAGCAGGGAAACCAGGGTTAAGGTCGCACTTTGGAGCCTTTCCTCGTTTCCATCTGGTGGGCATTTGCATCtggaggagcgggggagggaaCGGATGAGGTCTTACCCTTATGTCGCTCTCTCAATTTCAGTGCTGGTACTTAAAGCACAGCCCCAATTCAAAGCCTTGTGCCCAGACGGCTGGATCGGATACcaagggaaatgctactatttctccGCGGCTGAAGAGAACTGGAACAACAGCCAGAGACACTGCTCTGCGCTCGGCGCTTCCCTGGCTCTGATTGACAGCGAGCAGGACCTGGTGAGAAGAAAAACAGACCCATTCTGGGGGCAATAGGCTATGCTAGAGTTATGGTCAAGGTCTTCAAGGCGCTCCGGGGCCTGGGCCCAGGGGGTCTAAAAGAGCGTAAGGCTCCAGGATGAAGACCTTGGTTGACATCTCTGCTCCTCTGGCACCATTTAAGGGCAAAACTTCTCAGTGAGGGAGATGGAGCTTCCTTGGTGGCTGGTCCTAGTTTGCGGAATggactcccccaggaactaaggatcCTCCagaacctcaccaccttctgctccgaGAGCGAGGTGCACTTTGTGCTGTCTTCTTGGATATcaatgtaacccactggtgagtgtgtcaCTGGTTACACTCTGCTCGTCCACAGAGGATCTGTGCTGACTGGAGAGGGTTGCTTCGTTAACTCCAGCGGGCGTGACTTGGGCTTTTTCTCTATGGAGGTTCCCAGTGTGTCAGCCATATGGCCGCCTTCACATAACCATGTAGCGTGTACACTTCAAATAacaaaccctaccaaaacaaactgctctccacacacacaccaattctCCCCCTTGGGGGAGAGAACGAATCACATGTAACTTGTTAATCGTGTCACTTAATTCATGAGTGGAAGATGCTCAACTACAAGGGGGATGGGGTAAGACCCCACGTAGAATAGTGCAGGCACACGGGATGATGCATATTGTTAAAATTGCCTAAGCcactggtccccaaactgtggggtgtggcCTCCCCTAGGGAGGCACGGAGAAACGTTCGGGGGGGCGTATAGCGggtcccaggccagcccccataggggatggggagggagccccacccacagctcagctctggccccagccgcagctccgctccacctcccaccctagcaccaccccagccacagctccgtcctgcccccacctccagccccaaatgcagctctgccttcagcctaGCTccgccctcattccctctccgcccccaggccagctccacccccagcccagcttcggccccagctgcagctctgccccgcccccagctcctcccccatccccagctccgcCTCCCGCTCAAGCTCCCCTTCTGACAGATTCCCTCACTGGTACACGGGGACACGACAGGAAACGTTTGGGCACCGCTGGTCTAAgcatttccatttttcagttgcttataactgcACCCTGGATTTTCCTTTTGTGTTCTTTTGGGCAGGGGCTTGTCTGAACTTTACTCTCTCGAGGGGAGGTTTTTTCCTGAAAGGTTCAGCAAATCCACTTGATTATTTTTCTTGGGGTCGCACCTAGGAACTGCAGCCCACAATTTTTCCGTGAATTTACAAGTCACCAAAAACTCGCCCAGCTCTAACTGGAAATAAGTCAAAGCTCCCAAGTGCCACCTTAACTCTGGTTTTCCTTCTCCTTCTTTTTGGTGTGGATCAGTTATGATCCAGTCTTTAGTTATGTGATTTCCCTGCTGTGTTTTCCCatgggacccctgcctcattcagcagGCAAAAAATGGGGCAGGGTTGTGGGATGAATTCCTCTGGGATCCGCAGCTTCTTGCCACGTTCGCTGCACCTGTTGTAGGAGGTGCCGTGACTGAGGCGGGGCTGAAGGGATGGCTTGAGGTTAAGCCACTAAAGTGAAACCCAGGAGTTCTAGTTTCAGCTCCATACTTTGCTTTAACAAACTCGGGAACATTTCTGTATAACGTGACTCTGTGCTGCCCGGAGCCCTGTGAGCAGCGCACATGGAATCAgactctttcctttttctctgtcACAGGCTTTCATGATGCGATACAAAGGCGTCTCCGAGCACTGGATTGGCCTCTGGAGAGAGCAGGACGGGCAGCGCTGGAAATGGGTGAATGGCTCTGATCTCAACATCCCGTGAGTCCTTTTTCTATCTGTTTAGGTTCTGAACACTAGGTTGTGGGGCTGAATTCAGGCAGACCCAATGTTCACCATGTAAACCCCGAAATAATGACGGGGAGTGAGGGAAATCTGTATTCTCTCCGGGATTTGGGGCTCACTCCCACTGCTGAGACATGGATCAAGCGAAGCAAGGGATGGTGCACTGTTAGGGGGGTCGTAACACTAAAGTTGTTGAGAACTTTTCATTGAAACTGTTTTATGGTGGAAAATTGGGCTTTTGATAAACTCTTTTCACAAAATGTCTTTTCAtggaaaatattgacttttttttatcaacccccccctcccccccaaaaaacagccaaaaactgaaatatttcagcccAAAATGCTGCCCATatacctcatgggagttgtagtttggtttCCTCATATCCCCAGTCTCCCCCTTTTTGGAATGGGCTCCCCAAccggactacaactcccatggtgCAGCATGGCCAAGGGACTCCATGATGCACCACTTCCCCTCACCAGTAGAGATCGGGggcaccatgggagatgtagtttggaCATGGAGCTCGGCCTATAGAGAAGAATGGGAGTCTGAGGCAGTTGcactgcatctcccatgatgtgTTGCCTCCTCTTGACCAGTAGTGTGACCATGGTGCaccctgggagatgtagtccaaacGGGGAACCTGGCCTATAGAAGAAAAGGGGAGCACGAGGCacctgaactacagctcccatgaggcaccacggCAGcctttccaaattgaaatattttaagttgggggggtttttgttttgttttttatcggTCAAACTTTTCTGGGCTGAATCCACCCACTCAGTCCCTGGAGAGCTGCAGGCTAGTTGCTTTGGAGAGTCTAGAGGGAGTCGGAGGCTGGAGGAAAGGGGTGATACCTGGTCCGGGGCTGTACGTTTGACACCGGTGTCTTAGACTGAGAAAACGTCAAAAAGAGGGAGCAGAGTCTGCATGTGCGTCAGGATGACTGAACACAAAAGCGGCCCCCTGTCTCCACAGACAGCGGAGTCCTTTGAGTTTCAAGTGAAAGCAAAAGGCACCACAGTGAGTCAGTTCCACCACAGCTAACAGACCTCACGGTTTGAGTTATTCATGTGGCAGCGACCGTCCGAACAAAAGGGGCCGCAGAGAAACCCTCCTGAGTGGAGACTGACCTTCAGGAATTGGGCTCCTTGGTGCAGCCCGGCTAGACCAGGTCCTACATGAGCCTGTCACATATCCAGGAGCACAGGAAGGCCCAGGCTGGTTCTGACCCAAGGTTCATCTAGCCCCATTTCCTGTCTCTCCCAGTGGCCAGCGCTAGCTGCCTCAGAGGAGGGTGTATGATCTAGAGTTGTCAGAATGAGCGATATTGCCATTTGATGGCTGAACTGAAAATTGGGAGCAGAAGAACCTGCATCAACCAGAAATGAAAAAATTTCTGTTTTCTGGGCAAAACAAAGAGCCAAAGTTTTTAGTTTCACGtcaaatgacatttttttttgttcaacctgaaacaaaatgtttcatttcagtttcaggcattttttttttttttaaattaaaagcaaaggaaatttggAAGCACCATGAACAAACCCAATGGTGGTGTCCATCCTCCATCCCCCAACCCATATACTCCCTAGCCCCTGGTTAGGGCACTCGACCTGGGTCTCCTGTATCCCAAATCAAGTCCTCGCCCTGTCTGATTCGAAGTAGAAGTAGTGCCCTGCGCTATTCTCATCCCAGATAAGCAGGCTAATGACCGGACTATCGGGCTTACCACCCCGTCTTTCTCAAGTTTTGTGAAGGGCACCCAAGTCCCCTTGTCAATCTAGCCTGAAGAAAAAATTAATTTAGGGCCAAATGTTTCAGGAGAcctaaaattccattttttggtgaataaattcTTCATCTGAAAAACGTCACCGGGCTCTAGCTAGAAAACGCTTCCCACACGCACCTGCAAGAGTTGATGTGGGCTCATTTGGCCCCCCTCACACATTGGGGAGAGCTACAGTGGTCCAGGCTGGACGTGTTAGatcagcagttcccaaactgggggtcgtgCCGTCAGcagatgggggtggtggtgaCCCCTAGTGTGCGGAGGGTGCCACTTTGCTCCACACGGCGACCCCTCGCATGTACAGTTCCCGTGAGGGCACGGTGCATGGAGGACGCCATTTTGCTCTGCAAAGTA
The window above is part of the Natator depressus isolate rNatDep1 chromosome 14, rNatDep2.hap1, whole genome shotgun sequence genome. Proteins encoded here:
- the LOC141998661 gene encoding C-type lectin domain family 2 member B-like, whose amino-acid sequence is MDPSGQKLGSEFNPDIPGNPESGAEPGDGRSCRLRKRAAWTVAVSVVLVILMVAVVALAVLVLKAQPQFKALCPDGWIGYQGKCYYFSAAEENWNNSQRHCSALGASLALIDSEQDLAFMMRYKGVSEHWIGLWREQDGQRWKWVNGSDLNIPLLIRGGGDCAYLNDKNVSSSRCITERNWVCSKPDAFTSQKNAIQSSQELKNLTTGY